Proteins encoded by one window of Superficieibacter sp. HKU1:
- a CDS encoding glycoside hydrolase family 105 protein: MKVWPVKHSALLRQPERFISKEELQALIQKVTHNLVNIHDESGEFLLRLDDGRVIDTKGWAGWEWTHGVGLYGIWQYYQQTGDLEMRDIIDAWFADRFAQGATTKNVNTMAPFLTLAYRYEESHNPAYLPWLETWAEWAMYEMPRTEHGGMQHITLAEENHQQMWDDTLMMTVLPLAKIGKLLNRPEYVEEATYQFLLHVQNLIDRETGLWFHGWNYDGHHNFANARWARGNSWLTIVIPDFLELLDLPANNAVRRYLVQVLNAQIAALAKCQDDSGLWHTLLDDPHSYLEASATAGFAYGILKAVRKRYVGPEYAEIAEKAIKGIVAHISPEGELLQTSFGTGMGSDLDFYRQIPLTSMPYGQAMANLCLTEYLRKYF, encoded by the coding sequence CCGTCAGCCAGAGCGTTTTATCAGCAAGGAGGAACTTCAGGCGCTGATCCAGAAAGTGACCCACAATCTGGTCAATATTCATGATGAAAGCGGTGAATTTCTGCTGCGGCTGGATGACGGGCGGGTGATCGACACTAAGGGCTGGGCCGGATGGGAATGGACGCACGGCGTAGGTCTGTACGGTATCTGGCAATATTACCAGCAAACGGGCGATCTTGAGATGCGTGATATTATCGACGCCTGGTTCGCCGACCGTTTTGCCCAGGGCGCGACCACCAAAAATGTCAATACCATGGCCCCGTTCCTGACACTGGCCTATCGCTATGAGGAGAGTCACAACCCGGCGTATCTGCCATGGCTGGAGACGTGGGCGGAATGGGCTATGTACGAGATGCCGCGCACCGAACACGGTGGAATGCAGCACATCACCCTGGCGGAAGAGAACCATCAGCAGATGTGGGACGACACGCTGATGATGACCGTTCTGCCGCTGGCGAAAATCGGTAAATTACTTAATCGGCCGGAGTACGTTGAAGAGGCGACTTATCAATTCCTGCTTCACGTGCAGAACCTGATAGATCGGGAAACCGGCTTGTGGTTCCACGGCTGGAATTATGACGGACACCATAACTTTGCTAACGCCCGCTGGGCGCGTGGCAACAGCTGGTTAACCATTGTGATCCCGGATTTCCTCGAATTGCTGGACTTGCCAGCCAACAATGCGGTGCGCCGTTATCTGGTGCAGGTCCTGAACGCGCAGATCGCCGCGCTGGCGAAATGCCAGGACGACAGCGGCCTGTGGCATACACTGCTGGACGATCCGCACTCCTACCTGGAAGCGTCAGCCACCGCCGGTTTTGCCTATGGTATTTTGAAGGCAGTGCGTAAACGCTACGTTGGACCGGAGTATGCAGAGATCGCCGAGAAAGCGATTAAAGGGATTGTGGCGCACATTTCGCCGGAAGGGGAGTTGCTGCAAACCTCTTTCGGTACGGGTATGGGGTCAGATCTGGATTTTTATCGCCAGATCCCGCTGACCTCGATGCCTTATGGGCAGGCGATGGCGAATTTGTGCCTGACGGAGTATTTGCGTAAGTATTTTTGA